The nucleotide sequence GGGGGGGGTGGGACCCATGACCGTGGCCCAGTTGTTGCTCAATACCGCCCAAAGTTACGCCCAGCGCCAGGGGTTAGACTTGCCGCCCTGGTTCCGTTCAACCCCCCCCGCCCCATTCTAAGATGGAGATAAAGTTTTTTTATTCAGCAGGCGTAATTGTGTTGGGAGGTGGCTGGCGATGAAAGCGTTGTGGCGTGGTCTGTGCTGGTTAGGGGTGGCCCTGGCCCTGTGGTGGGGTTTACAGCAGCCGGTCTGGGCAGGGACGGAGGGTGTCCGCCCGGGTCTCAACAACGTGGAGGCCAAACTGGCAACCGCCTACGGTAAGAAGATTGACCTCAACAACACCAACATCACGGCCTTCAAGAAGTTGCGGGGCATGTACCCGACGATTGCCAAGTTGATCGTGGCGAACGCCCCCTACGAAAAGGTGGAGGACGTGCTGAATATCCCCGGCCTGACGGATCAGCAGAAGGAAATTCTCCGGTCCCATCTGGATGCCTTTACCGTCACGGAACCGGAGGCGGCCCTGGTGATTGACCGGATCAATAACGGGATTTACCGCTAAGGACCAGATGACCGTGCCACCAGCAGATTGGGATGTCCTAGTCATCGGCGGTGGCGCGGCGGGTTTGTACGGGGCGCTATCTCTGCCGAAAGACCTGCGGGTGGGACTGCTGACCAAGGACCCCCTGGAGTTGTCGGCCAGCGGTTGGGCGCAGGGGGGGATTGCGGCGGTCACGGACCCGGAGGATTCCTACGCGTTGCACGTGCAGGATACGTTGCAGGCGGGGGCGGGGTTGTGTGACCTCCCAGCGGTGGAATTTTTAGTTTCCCAGGGGGCGGCCTGTATCCAGCGGCTGTTGGCATTGGGGGTGGCCTTTGACCGCTATGGGGAGGGGTTGGCCTTGGCGCTGGAGGCGGCCCACTCCCGGCCCCGGATTCTCCATGCTGCCGATAGTACGGGGCGGGAACTGGTGAGTACCCTGACGGAGCAGGTCCTGCAGCAACCCCACATCCAGGTGCTGGAACGGGCGCTGGCGGTGGATCTGTGGGTGGAGGCGGATCGGTGTGGAGGGGTGTGGGTGTGGTACCAGGGCCGGTGGCAGACCTGGCGAGGGCGAGCGGTGGTGTTGGCCACCGGTGGGGGGGGACAGTTGTTTACACCAACGACTAATCCGCCGGCCAGTACGGGGGACGGGGTGGCCATGGCCTGGCGGGCGGGGGCGACGCTGCGGGATGTGGAGTTTGTCCAGTTTCACCCCACGGCCCTGGCAATTCCTGGAGCGCCGGCCTTGCTTATTTCCGAAGCGGTACGGGGGGAAGGGGCCTATTTGCTGAATGACCAGGGGGAGCGGTTTATGCTGCGCTATCACCCCCAGGGGGAATTGGCCCCCCGCTACATTGTCAGCCGCGCCATTTTCCAGGAGTTGCAGCGCACCGGCCAAAACCATGTCTGGTTGGATATGCGCCCCATTGACCCGGACCGGCTGGCCCACCGGTTTCCCCATATCCTGAACACCTGCCGCCAATGGGGTTTGGACCCCCGCAAGGAGTTGATCCCGGTGGCACCGGCGGCCCACTACTGGATGGGAGGCGTATGGACGGATTTGCAAGCCCGCACCAGCTTGCCCGGTCTGTACGCCATTGGGGAAGTGGCCAGCACAGGGGTCCACGGGGCCAATCGCCTGGCCAGCAATTCCCTGCTGGAGTGCCTGGTGTTCGGGGGGCAATTGGCCGCCATCGAGTTGGGCACCTGGCCGTCAGGGGAACCTCCAGCTCTGGTCACTGGTGCGGTGGATAGGGCGTGGTTAGAGACCGTGCGGCAGCAATTGCCCCGGTTGATGGGCCGGCGGGCGGGGATCGCGCGAGACGAGGAAGGACTCAGCCTGGCGCTGCAACAGGTGCAGGCGTGGCGACGGGCGTTCCCGGCATTGGCCCCCGCCAGTGAGGACTTTGCCCTGGTGCGCCTCTGGAGCGAGACCCGCAATCTCTTGGACTGTGCCTATTTGGTGTTACAGAGCGCCCTGCGGCGGCGGGAATCCCGGGGGAGCCACTACCGTCTGGACTATCCCGAACCGTCGCCAGCGTTCCAGGTCCACACCCTGATCCAGGGGGACCGGTGGCAGTGGGCGCCCATAGCCCAAGTGGCTGCCTGAAACCGTAGCCGAGATAGCCAAGTCCCCTGGGGCTGCCTGCGTACAATGGGGACAAAGCCTAGGGGGACGGCGATGCGCATCCTACAGATGTTGATCCTGCGGGGGCCGAATTACTGGAGTATCCGGCGGCACCGGCTGATCGTGTTGCGGCTAGACCTGGAGGACTGGGAGGACCGCTATACGGACCAACTGCGCGGCTTCTACGCGGACCTGGTGGACCTGTTGCCGTCCCTGGAGGAACATGCCTGCTCGCCGGGCTGCCGGGGGGGATTCCTCCAACGGGTGCGGGAGGGGACGTTGCTGGGCCATGTGGTGGAACATGTGGCCCTGGAATTGCAGACCTTGGCGGGGATGCCCGTAAGTTTTGGCCGCACCCGGGAGACGTCCACCCCTGGGGTCTATAACGTGGTGTATGAGTACCAGTATGAACGAGCGGGACGTTACGCTGGCCGGGCAGCAGTGCGCATTTGCGATACGTTGGCGGCGGGACGGCGTTACCCCCGGCGGGAGCTGGAGGCCGACCTGGCCGAACTGCGGGACTTGCGGCAGGCCGCTTCCCTAGGCATCACCACCGACGCCCTGGTGCAGGAGGCGGAACGCCGGGGGATTCCCTGGGTGTGCCTGCCGGCGTGGGACATCGTGCAACTGGGCTATGGCATCCATCAACGCCGGCTCCAGGCTGCCCAAACGGACCGGACGAGCATTTTGGGGGTGGAATTGGCCGGGGACAAAGCCAGCACCAAACGGCTGCTCCAGGCGGCAGGGATGCCGGTGCCCAAGGGAGAGGTCATTCGACGGCGGGATGACCTGGCGGAGGCCATTGACATCGCTGGCGGCTTTCCGGTGGTGATCAAACCCCTAGACGGCAACCATGGCCGGGGGGTTACGTTGAACATCCGTACCTACTCGGACGCGGAGCAGGCTTACAACCGGGCCAAGGCCGAATCCAAAAGCGGCGCGGTGATGGTAGAACGCTATCACCCAGGCAACGATTACCGGGTACTGGTGGTGGGGGGACAGGTGGTGGCGGTGGCCCAGCGCCTTCCAGCCCATGTGGTGGGGGATGGGCGCTCCACGATTCGAGAACTGGTGGACCAATTAAACCGGGACCCGTGCCGAGGGGAAGGCCATGCTAACGTACTGACCCGCATCGAATTAGACGAGGCCAGCGAGTGGGTGTTGCGCCAGCAGGGATATCACCTAGATACCATCCTGCGCCTTGGGGAAATCGCCTACCTGAAAAACACGGCCAATCTGAGCACCGGCGGCATGGCGGTGGACTGTACCGACCAGATACACCCGGAAAACCGTTGGCTGTGTGAACGGGCAGCCCGCTGGGTGGGTTTGGACATTGCGGGAATCGATGTGATCACCCCCGATATCGGTCAGCCCTTGCGCCAAGTAGACGGGGTCATCGTGGAGGTCAACGCCGCCCCGGGTTTGCGGATGCACCTACAACCCAGCGCCGGTACTCCCCGCAATGTCTGCGCCCCGATTCTGGATTTGCTATTTCCCCAAGGGCAAACGGGGGAGATTCCCATCATCGCCATCACGGGTACCAACGGCAAAACCACCACCACCCGCTTGACAGCGTACCTGTGTCAGCAGACGGGCCGCGTGGTGGGCTATACGACGACCGACGGCACCTACATCGGCCCCCATTTGGTGGAACCGGGCGATAACACGGGTCCCCAGAGCGCTCGCCTGATTCTCAACGACCCCACAGTGGAGATTGCCGTTTTGGAAAGTGCCCGGGGAGGCATTCTCCGGTCGGGGTTGGCCTTTAGCCGTTGCCAGGTGGGGGTGGTGCTCAATGTGGCCGACGACCACCTGGGCAGCTACGACATTGACACCCTAGAGCAAATGGCCATGGTCAAAAGCGTGGTGGCGGAGGTGGTGCGACCGGAGGGGCTGGCAGTGCTCAACGCCGAGGATGAACTGGTGGCGGCCATGGCCCGGCGGGTGAAAAGTCGGGTGGCCTACTTTAGTCTCAACCCAGACCATCCGGTGTTGCGCCAGCACCAGCAGCAGGGGGGTCTAGGGGCCACGGTGCGGGACGGGGATATCCTCCTGGTGGAGGGGGAACGCTACACCCCGCTGTTGCCGGTTCAGGAGGTACCCTTGACCCTGGGAGGGACGGTGCGGTTTATGGTGGCCAATGCCCTGGCGGCGACCCTGGCAGCCTATGGGGTGGGGGTGTCCCTGGAGCAGATTCGCCAGGGGTTGCGCAGTTTCCAGGCGTCGGTGGAGCAAACCCCAGGCCGCATGAATCTGTTGCCGGTCCGGGACTTCTTTGTCCTGATTGACTACGCCCACAATGCCCACGGCTACCGGGCGGTGGGGGACTTTGTTCGCACCTGGCGTAAAGGAGAGCGCATCGGTGTCATCGGGGCGCCTGGGGACCGGCGGGATGAGGACCTGCGGGAAATCGGGCGGGTGGCGGCGCACCTGTTTGACCAGCTGATTGTCAAGGAGGACGACGATACCCGAGGCCGCCGGCGGGGAGAGGCTGCAGATTGGATAGCCAGGGGGGTGCAGGAACGACGGGACAACCCCGTGATGCAGGTTATCCTCGATGAAACTGAGGCGATACAAACGGCGCTCCGCCAGGCCCGCAGCGGTGATCTGGTGGTGATTTTCCCCGAAAGCGTTCGTCGCGCCCTGGACCTGGTGTGCCAAGCCCAACAGCCGTGAGTGAGGATTTTCGCTCTGGGTTTGTGGCCCTGATTGGCCGCCCTAACGTGGGGAAATCCACCCTGCTCAATCGTCTGGTGGGGCAAAAAGTGGCCATCACATCACCGGTGGCCCAGACCACCCGCAACCGGCTGCGCGGCATTCTCACCCTTGCTCAGGGCCAGATCATCCTGGTAGATACACCGGGCATTCACAAGCCCCACCACCGTTTGGGAGAAATCCTGGTGCAAAACGCCCAAGGGGTGGTCAAAGCCGTGGACCTGGTGCTGTTTCTGGTGGATGGCAGTCAACCGGCAGGGGCCGGGGACCAGTTCATCGCCCACTGGCTGGCCACCCAGAAAACCCCGGTGGTGCTTGGCCTGAACAAATGTGACGCCCAACCCCCAAACCAGGCGGCGGCCATCATCCAGAGCTACCAGCAACTGTTGCCGGAGGCGCCCTTGCTGACGTTTTCGGCCTTGACGGGGGAGGGGATTCCCACTTTGCAGGAGCGGTTGTTACAGATGCTGCCCCCCGGCCCCTGTTACTACCCCCCCGACCTGGTCACTGACCAGCCCGAGCGTTTCCTGATGGCAGAACTCATCCGGGAACAGATTTTACATTTAACTCGCGAGGAAGTGCCCCATTCGGTGGCGGTCACCATTGACCAGGTGGAAGAGCTGCCCAAGGTTACCCGCATCCTCGCCACCATCATCGTGGAGCGGCCGTCCCAAAAAGCCATCATCATCGGCCACCAGGGGCAAATGCTCAAAACCATTGGCAGCCGCGCCCGCGCCGAGATGCAAAAATTGGTGGATGGTCCGGTGTACCTGGAACTGTTTGTCAAGGTGGAACCCAAATGGCGGGAAACACCCCATCTACTGCGGGACTTGGGCTACCGCCCGGAGCCTTAAAGGGGGAGGTGCTGCTGCGACAGGTGCGTCGGCTGGACCCCCTGACCCAGCGGGAGGAAGTCACCGATGTCTGGCTCCGGCAGGGGAAAATCCACGCTGTTGGCCCTCATCTTCCCCTGACAGAAGGGGTGGCGGAGTATCCGGCCCAAGGGTGCTGGCTGGGACCGGGACTGGTGGACCTCTACAGCCAGAGCAGCGAACCGGGTTACGAAGGGCGCGAGACCCTGGCCCAGCTAATACACCAGGCTCTGACGGGGGGCTTTACCCAAGTCGCGCTACTGCCCCACACCCAGCCCGTCCTGGACAATGCCGCGGCAGTCACCTGGTGGCAGGAGCAACAAAGCCGGTGCCCGGTACACCTACATCTGTGGGGGGCCTTGACCCAGGAGACCAAGGGCGAACAGATGGCACAACTGCGGGAATTGGCCCAGGCGGGGGTGGTGGGGTTTGGGGAAGCCCGACCCTGTGTGCGCTGGGACCTGCTTCAACAAATCCTGCTTTATGTCCGACCCCTGGGCAAACCCCTGCTACTGTGGCCCCGGGCGGAAGTGAGTCATGGCGTAGCCCGGCCCGGGGTGTGGAGCGTTACGCTGGGGTTGCCGGAGATGCCGGTGGCGGCCGAAAGTGCTGTGTTAGCCGGCATTCTGGAGTGGGTGCGGTTGTATCCAACGCCGGTGCACCTAATGCGCCTTTCGACTGCCCGTGCCGTCGCCCTGGTAGCCCAAGCCAAGGATGCGGGTTTGCCGGTGACCGCCAGTACCCCTTGGACCCACCTGCTGTGGGATAGCAGCCACTTGAGCGGCTATAACCCCTATCTACGCTTCGACCCACCCTTGGGGAACCCCGACGACCGGCAGGCCCTGATTCGGGGAGTGAAAACCGGTGTGATTGACGCCATTGCCGTTGACCATCAAGCCTACACCTATGAGGAGAAAATGGTACCCTTGGCCCTGGCGCCCCCAGGCATTCCCGGCTTCGGCGTCGCCTTGCCCTATCTCTGGGCGGGCTTGGTGGTCACTGGCGCCTTGACTCCCCTAGAACTCTGGTCGGCTTTGAGCGTCAAACCTCTGACCTGCTTAGGCCTGTCGCCGGACCCTTCTCCCACTCCGGTTCTGTTCGCTCCCCAGGAACCAGTCACTCAGACGCTACCTTTGCCCGGCGCGCCCCAAGGACGGGTGTACACCCCCTTAACCCTGGATTAACGTTTTCATTACATGGTGTTGATGTTGAGGGGCTAAGGTAAAGGCCAGCCGGCGTGTAGGGAAAGCAGTCATGACCATAGCGGCGCGACCAGCCCCAGGAGCGAGTTGGCGTGAATGGGTGGCAACGGCGCTGGAGTTAGCGGGTAAGGCGCGCTGCGAACGTTTTTTTGGCCGCTTAGCGTATCTTCCCCTGACCGGGGACGGCCTGTGGCAAGTGCGCCAGGGGGTCGTGCAGTTGACCGTGACCCAGGCGAGCGGTGATGAGGTGTTGGTGGGGCTGGCGGGGCCGGGGATGCCGGTGGGATTGCCTTTGACGGGTCTGCCGACCCACCAGGCGCAGGCGTTGACCGACGTGTACGCGGTGTGGTTGACCCTGGCGGACCTGGAGCGTTCGGGTACCTTGGCCCAGGCGCTGCTGTTTCCCCTGATGCGGCGGTTGCGCCAGACGGAACATCTACTGGTGATCACGGCAGGCCAGCGTCGGGTGCAGGAGCGGTTACGGCATTTGCTGCTGCTGTTGATGCAGGAAGTGGGGCAGCCGGTGGAGCAGGGGGTGCGCCTGGAGGTGCGCTTGACCCATCAGAGCCTGGCCAACGCCATCGGCACCAGTCGCGTGACCTGCACCCGCCTGCTGGGACGATTTCAGGACTGGGGCTGGATTACCTGGGGCCCCGACCGCCATCTGGTGATTCTGCCGGCCATGCCCCGAACCGGAGACGGTAGGATAGAAGGGTAGGGGTTTGTCGGTTGAGGAGCTATGGCCGTACCGCAACAGGTCCTGCCCAAACAGCGGTGGTGGTGGGCGGTGATGCTGGGTTTAACCCTGACCACGGCTACGCCCGGGCAAGCCCAGGTGCGGCCAACGGGACAATTGCAACTGAGCTACAGCGAACTGCTGCAAAAAATTCGCCAGAATCAGGTAGCGGAAATGGCCATTCTCCGGCAGCGGCAGGTGGCGCGGGTGCGGCTGAAGGACCGACCGGCCCAGGACCCTCCCCTGGAGGTGCAACTGTTTGACCAGAACCCGGAACTGCTGCGGCAGGTGCGCCAAGCGGGGGTGAAGTTGACGGTGGTGGACCAGCCCGCCAACGATGCCCTGATGGGACTCCTGGCCAACCTGCTGGTGGGTTTGATCCTGCTGGTGCTGGTGGTGGCCCTACTGCGGCGCCTGAGCAATGCACCGGGGGGACCGGGTCAGGCCTTGAGCTTTGGGCAAACGCGGGCGCGGTTTCAGGTGGCGGCCAAAACCGGTGTGAAGTTTGATGACGTGGCCGGCATTGAAGAGGCCAAGGAGGAACTCCAGGAAATCGTCACGTTTTTGAAGTATCCCGACCGGTTTACAGCGGTGGGGGCGCGGATTCCCCGGGGGGTGTTGCTGATTGGCCCACCGGGTACGGGGAAAACGCTGCTGGCCAAGGCTATTGCCGGCGAAGCAGGGGTGCCTTTTTTGAGCATTTCTGGCTCGGAATTTGTGGAGTTGTTTGTGGGGGTAGGGGCATCGCGGGTGCGGGATTTGTTCCGCAAGGCCAAAGAACAGGCCCCCTGCATTGTCTTTATTGACGAAATCGATGCGGTGGGGCGGCAGCGGGGCATCGGCATTGGCGGCGGTAACGACGAGCGGGAGCAAACCCTCAACCAACTGCTGACGGAAATGGACGGGTTTGAGGGCAATACTGGCGTAATCGTCATTGCCGCTACCAACCGGCCCGATGTCCTCGACGGTGCGCTGCTGCGACCGGGGCGCTTTGACCGGCAGGTGTTTGTGGATTTACCCACGTTCCAAGGACGACTGGCCATCCTGCGGGTCCATGCCCGGGACAAAAAACTGGCGCCGGAGGTTTCCCTGGAAACCATTGCCCGACGCACACCGGGGTTTTCGGGAGCGGCCTTAGCCAATTTGCTCAATGAGGCGGCGATCCTGACGGCACGGCGGCGCAAGGAGGCCATTACCCCTGCTGAAATCGAGGACGCCATTGACCGCATCACCATCGGCCTGACCCTAAACCCCCTGATGGACGGCAAGAAAAAGCGCCTGATTGCCTACCACGAAATCGGCCATGCCCTATTGATTGCCCTATTGCCCCATACCGACCCCTTGAACAAAGTCACCATCATTCCCCGCTCTGGCGGTGTAGGGGGCTTTAGCCAGCAAATTTTCAACGAAGAGCGCGTGGACAGTGGGCTATACACCCGGGCTTGGTTGTACAGCCAAATGGTGGCAACCCTGGGGGGACGGGCAGCAGAAGCGGAGGTGTTCGGCGAAAGCGAGGTCACCGTAGGAGCCAGCAACGACCTCCAGACCGTCACCCAGCTGGCCCGGGAGATGGTCACCCGCTACGGCATGTCGGAGTTGGGTCTGGTGGCCCTGGACGAACCGACCGACTGGTGGCAACGGCCCAACTACTCCGATGAACTGGCCCACCAAGTGGACGAGCTGGTGCGGGCCATGATCCAAAAGGCCTACCAACAGGCCCGGGAACTCCTGCGCGCCCATCGGCCCCTGATGGACCAGTTGGTGGAACGATTGCTCGAACAAGAGACCATCGAAGGGGAAGAGTTTTACCGGATCGTGCGGGACTACCAAGCCCAGCACCAGCCTTTACCCGTGGGCTAAGGCCACCTCTAGACGCTCCAGGGCTTCGGCCACTTCCGCCGCGCTGACAATCAGGGGGGGGACAAAGCGCACCACCTGGGGACCCGCCGGGACCAACAATAACCCTTGCACCAGCGCCCGGCGAACGACCTCTAGCGCCTGCCAAGGGCCATCCGGCTGCAGCACCAGCCCTTGAATCAATCCCCAGCCCCGTACCCCTTGGCATATCTCCGGGTAACGGTCCACCAAGGCGGCCAATCCCCGGCGCAACTGCTCCCCCCGCTGCCGGACGTTGGTGAGCAAATTCTCTTCTTCGATGACCTGGCACACGGTCAAGGCAGCCCGGCAGGCCAGGGGATTACCGCCGTAGGTACTGGCGTGGTCACCCGGCTGAAAAACGCTGTAGGGTTCTTTGCACAGCACCGCACCGATGGGAATCCCCCCCCCTAGGCCCTTCGCTGACGTGAAAATATCAGGTTCAATGCCCAGGTGTTCGTAGGCCCACCAGTGGCCCGTGCGTCCCATCCCCGTTTGCACCTCATCCAGGATGAGCAAAATCCCCCGTTCATCACACAGGCGGCGCACCCCTTGGAAGTAATCCCGTTCCCCTGGACGCACCCCCCCTTCCCCCTGCACCGGCTCCAGCAAAATTGCCGCCACCTCCTCCAGCTCCAGCACCGTGCGGGTCAGGGCCGCCAGGTCGTTGTAAGGCACATAGACAAAGCCCGGCACCAGCGGGTCAAAGTGCTGCTGGTACTTCGCTTGTCCCGTAGCCGTCAGAGCCGCCAGGGTGCGTCCGTGAAAACTCCCCTGGGCCGTGATGATCACCGGCTGAGTGTAGCCCTTGACCACATGGGCATATTTGCGCGCCAGTTTGATGGCCCCCTCGTTGGCCTCCGCCCCTGAATTGGCCAAAAACACCCGGTCGGCGCAGGAATGCCGGGTCAACACCGCCGCCAGCTCCTCCTGCTCCGGGATGTGGTAGAGGTTGGAGACGTGGTGGAGTTGCTGGATTTGTTCGCTAATAGCCTGCACCAGGCGTGGGTGGGCATGCCCCAACGTACAGGTGGCAATCCCGGCCACGAAGTCTAGATATTCCCGGCCCTGGTCATCCCATACCCGACAACCCTGCCCCCGCACCAGCCGCACCGGCAAACGGCTGTAGGTCTTCATCAAAGCGGGCGACTCCAACAGGGTGGTCATGGGCCTACCAGGTGACACAACGACAGTTATGGTAACAGAGAGCGGCTGGGGGAGTAGTTTGCGATGGAACACAGCAGTCCCTGCTGCACCCAGTATGGTTGCTCCTGTACCGGTTTATCTCCCCCCCACAGTGGCGTTTTGGCGTCGAGCAATTTCAGGAGCTAGTGCGGGCTAATCCCGAGTTACGCCTAACCGGCAGGCAAAACGCCCGTTTCCTCAGTCGCCTGGAGTGGTGGAACGAGCAAACCCAACTGGGCATGGTCTTTTCCACAGGCTTTCCTCTGTCCAATGGCGCGATTCGTTCACCCGATGTGGCCTGGGTGCCCAAAGCAAGCTGGGACGCCTTAACCCCTGCCGAAAAAGCCGGCTTTGCCCCCTTGTGTCCCGACTTCGTCATCGAGCGGGTCTCCCCGTCCGACGATACAGCCCTGGTGCAGACCAAGATGCAGGAGTACCGCGATAATGGTTGCCGCCTGGGATGGCTTATCCTGCCTGCCAACAGCACCGTAGTCATTTACCACGCCAGTCAGGTCCTTGCCGCTCCAGGGTGAAGACGTACTCCCCGGACTGGTCCTGGACCTCAGGACAACGTTGGCCCCCCCTTAAGACGCATACTCAGGTCCAGCCAGCGGGCTTGGGTGATGGGGGCGCTGGTGGCCAAGTAGTCCACTCCCGTCTGGGCAAAGGCCGCCAAATTCTCCAGGGTGATATTCCCTGATGCCTCGATCTTGACGTGGGGGTGGCTTTGGCGAATCTGGCGCACCGCCTGCTGGATTTGTTCCGGCGTCATGTTGTCCAGCAAAATCCGCTGGGGTTCACAGGCCAGGGCCTCAGGAATTTGCTCAAGCCGTTCCACCTCAATTTCCAAACCCAACGGATGGGGGGTATGCTGACGGATAGCTGCCACCGCCTGACGAATTCCCCCTGCTGCGGCAATGTGGTTCTCCTTGACCAGCACCGCGTCATCCAGGCCCAGCCGGTGATTCATCCCCCCCCCCACCCGAATCGCATACTTCTCCAGCAGGCGCAACCCAGGCGTCGTTTTGCGCGTGTCCACCACCTGCACCCCCGTGCCCTGCAACTGCTCCACGTACTGCCGAGTCAAGGTGGCAATCCCACTCAGGCGCATCACGATATTCAGGGCCACCCGTTCCCCCATCAGCAAAGCGTTAATCGGTCCCCGCACCCACGCCACCACCTGTCCCGGCGTCACCGGCCTACCCTCCTCCACCTGGGGCAGAAATTCCACCCTCGGGTCTAGCCAGTAAAACAACCGCGCCGCCACCGGCAAGCCGGCCATGACCCCTGCCGCCTTAGCCTGCCAGAACCCCTCTGCTTCCCCCTGCAGCCCCAACCCCAACGTCGTTTGGTCCCCCCGGCCCACATCCTCCCGCAACCAGGACTGTAACGTTTCATCCAACAAAAACCAGGGCAAACCCGCCAGGGAGTCCATTCGTCGTCACGACCGCTGCCGTTTTCCGATAGAATTGTAACCTAGTATTTCCGGGAAAAACGGGCGTATGGATATTACACGGGGACGCACCCCTACGGCGCAGGAAACCTTTGCCCAGATGGCCCAGGCGGCGGGGCTGCGCGGACGACTGCTGCTCACCATCGGCATTCTCATCGTGGCCCGGCTAGGTATCTTTATCCCCGTCCCGGGCATTGACCGTCAGGCCTTTGCCGAGAGCATCGCCCGCAATCCGGTCATCGGCTTTTTGGACATCTTTGCCGGGGGGGGGTTGTCCACCCTGGGGATTTTTGCCCTGGGGATTTTGCCCTATATCAACGCCTCCATCATCCTGC is from Gloeomargarita sp. SRBZ-1_bins_9 and encodes:
- a CDS encoding aspartate aminotransferase family protein, with the protein product MTTLLESPALMKTYSRLPVRLVRGQGCRVWDDQGREYLDFVAGIATCTLGHAHPRLVQAISEQIQQLHHVSNLYHIPEQEELAAVLTRHSCADRVFLANSGAEANEGAIKLARKYAHVVKGYTQPVIITAQGSFHGRTLAALTATGQAKYQQHFDPLVPGFVYVPYNDLAALTRTVLELEEVAAILLEPVQGEGGVRPGERDYFQGVRRLCDERGILLILDEVQTGMGRTGHWWAYEHLGIEPDIFTSAKGLGGGIPIGAVLCKEPYSVFQPGDHASTYGGNPLACRAALTVCQVIEEENLLTNVRQRGEQLRRGLAALVDRYPEICQGVRGWGLIQGLVLQPDGPWQALEVVRRALVQGLLLVPAGPQVVRFVPPLIVSAAEVAEALERLEVALAHG
- a CDS encoding Uma2 family endonuclease; translation: MLLYRFISPPQWRFGVEQFQELVRANPELRLTGRQNARFLSRLEWWNEQTQLGMVFSTGFPLSNGAIRSPDVAWVPKASWDALTPAEKAGFAPLCPDFVIERVSPSDDTALVQTKMQEYRDNGCRLGWLILPANSTVVIYHASQVLAAPG
- the nadC gene encoding carboxylating nicotinate-nucleotide diphosphorylase — protein: MDSLAGLPWFLLDETLQSWLREDVGRGDQTTLGLGLQGEAEGFWQAKAAGVMAGLPVAARLFYWLDPRVEFLPQVEEGRPVTPGQVVAWVRGPINALLMGERVALNIVMRLSGIATLTRQYVEQLQGTGVQVVDTRKTTPGLRLLEKYAIRVGGGMNHRLGLDDAVLVKENHIAAAGGIRQAVAAIRQHTPHPLGLEIEVERLEQIPEALACEPQRILLDNMTPEQIQQAVRQIRQSHPHVKIEASGNITLENLAAFAQTGVDYLATSAPITQARWLDLSMRLKGGPTLS